A region of the Peredibacter starrii genome:
AATGATTGTTCAGTTGAATGAGGCGAGCGCGCGGCCACTGTTCCAGGAATTGTCGCTTCTTTGTTAGCACCAAGAATCACGACCACTAGACCATTGAGATTGAGAGGGCCCACAAGTTTTGAAACATTATCACCCGTGTTTCGATCTTCTGAGATTAGATCTCTGTATAAAACATCGTAGTTGGTGAAACGTTCATAAAAATAATTTCCGGTCTCATCACCAATTGGGTAGCGGCCCTTTCCAGCGTCTTGTGAACTTAAATCAGCATCGAGAGGAATAAGGACATTTCCCCAAGCTTGCTGACCTTCTTCGATATCAATAAGTCCGTCACCGTTTTTATCATCGGCCTTCGTCGGACAACGGCGTCCCAGATGAATGTTCTGCTGATGCCAAATTCCAGCTCCACCGGCACTTGCCTTTACGAAGACTTGAAACTTTTCGCCCTCACGGATAATGACGGCCGTGCCAGGAACACTTCCATTCACGTCTGGATTGAGTGTGGTGAGATTGGCCATAAAGAGGCCACTGGTACTTGCTGCCAGTCCTCTTACTCCGACTGCATCGAGTGGAATACCGGCATCTGAATTACTTTTCCCACAGGAAGTTGCAAAAGCAAGGAAAGCGAGAGGCAGTAAAGGTAGGTATTTCATGGTCCCTCCATTAGCGGAGGACATCATTAACAATAGTGGTTTTGTTGTCTACTTAGTGGCAGCGCAAATTATGCTTATCTTAAAGAAGCGGTGCTTTGGCATACTGGCCAAAATTAATGGTGCTCTTCATCGTTTCCACTAGATCCACAATCATCACGCCATTTAAGTGATCATACTCATGTTGCGCAATAATCGCCGCCATCCCGGAGAGTTCTTTCGAGATGTATTGGCCCTTACGATCCAGGTAACTGATGTGAATGCGTTTATAACGTTTCACCACCATGGTCTTGCCCGGAATTGAAAGACAGCCTTCCTGGGATTGAGTTTGGCCGTATTGCTCGAGGTATTCAATCTTCGGATTGATCACAACAGTTAGTGGAATCTTCGGTTTCATCCCCATGACAAACATTCTGATCGAACGATTTATTTGAGGGGCGGCTAAACCAATCCCACCGGCGATCTTCATTGTTTGGGCCATATCATCGGCCAGTGTCTGAATCTCCGGAGACTCAATTTCGGCCATAGAAAGCTCCTGGGCCTGGGCCCTAAGGATAGGATCCCCAATCTTGATGATCTCAAGAACCTTCGCTTCTACAGAGAGGGATAGGAGTAAAACTAGCTTTAAAATTAAGAGTTTAGCCTTCATATCCCCATCCAATCATAGAAGGGAAAACACTGTCTATCTTTTTGACATCATTGTCGTTTTTACCAAAGCCGGCGCGCTAAATTTGGATACCCCCTACAATATGAAAAAATTTTAAAGGGAGAATCACATGCACAAGCTACTTGCGCTACTTACGGCCTTCTACATCGCCGGTGCACAGGCCGCACCTTCTTGTCTTATCGATAACACTTGTATGGAGTACAACGGCCAGTTGATTGACCTTCGTACTAGTACAGATAAATATATGGATAAGGCAAAAAACTGTGATCCTCTCATTGAAAGCTGTTCAACGCGCCAAATTCAATACGCTCGATCTCCAGAGCTTTCTAAAAAAGAATTCCAACGCCTGGTAGGTGAAGGTGGTTCTCAATACTTCATTCCACTAGATGTTAATAAATCAGATCTTCTTATCCTTGCCGGTGCTCTTTCACTTGGTACGGTAGTTTTCGCCAACGATCGCGAAATCATGGATTTCGTACAAGACAATAAAACAGAGTTCGGTCAACAAGTTGCGACAGTAGGTAACCTCCTTGGTCGCGAAGCCATTCTTCCAGTTGCTGCTGGTGCTTACTTCATGGGTGCTGTTCTTAAAGACGGCAAACTTAAACAAGTTGGTCTATTCACAGTTGCTGCCGGTATCGCTTCACAAATCGTAGCTGAAGGCTTCAAGAAAACGTTCCACCGTGTTCGTCCTCACGATGGTGATTCTCCATACGATTTCTTCGAAGAAGGTAACAACTCATTTATCTCTGGTCACGCGGCCGGTGCTTTCTCTCTAGCAACAGTAATCGCTGAAGTTTATAAAGATAAACCTGCTGTTCCTTACATCGCTTACGGTCTTGCAACTCTTACTGTATATGCTCGTATGCATGACAATAAACACTGGGGTTCAGACGTTCTTGCCGGTGCAGTTGCTGCTCACTTAGTAACTAAGATCCTTATGAGAACTGTTCTTAATCCAGAAAGAGCTGATGGTTCAGGTTTCCTCATCATTCCTCAGTTCGGTCGTGATATCTCTGGTAAGGCCTACACTGGTGTTGAAATCCAGTGGAGACCAAAAGCTCCTTCACGTCTTTCTCAGTGTGAGAAATCAAAACTAGAAGGCCGCGAACTTATGGCCCTATGTTTCGAAGAAGCTTTCAACAAATAATCTCCTACTAAAGGGGGCCTTCGGGCCCCTTTTTTTTGCCATTTCACTTTCGCTGGCGGAAGTAAAAATCTCTTGCCAATCAAAAATCACTTCGATAAAAATACGGAAAAGGTACGGATTTGTCAAATGATAAATTCGGCCAATACAAAATCACTTCCGCTGGCGAAAGTGATTTGGAGGTAACTGTATGATTTAATTATTTTCTGAAGTTGTTCAGGTAATTGCGAATGAGATTTAACTCATAGGCCGAAAGTTTAGGATTATTTTTCGGCATGCGACCACTCTCTGTGGCCTTGATGAGTTTAGATTCAGACGGATTTTCTTGATCAATCCATCTCATGATGTTGGTCTCTTCGCCGGACTTCTTGTGACATTCAATACATTTTGGGACGAGGATCTTTTCTTTAAGTTCATCGTAGGTCACAACTCGTTCAATGCGAACGCTCTCCACATAACGGCGAACGATTTCTAGTTCGCGAGATTCTAGAGGCGGAGCCTTCTTCGGCATGCGACCAGTTTTAACACTTTGAAAGAGAGGGCTGATCTCTGGATCGTTTTCTTTGACGTGTTTTAAAATGCGGGTCTCGTCCGTGAAGCCTTTGTGGCAGGAGATACATTTTGGAACGAGGATTTCTTCTGAAAGAACTTTGAAATCTACTTCATCGGGGATTTCTGTTTCGCGAGTCTGAGTATTCAGTCGCGGGCTGGCATCATCAAAACGAAGGGAAGTTCTGTCTGGGAGACAAGAAGCAACTAGGAACAACGAAGTAAGAAGAAGGAGTTTCATTGGAGAGGCTATCTACCATAACGGAATAAGCTCTTAAAGGCTTCGAGAGGGGTTTGTAATGTTTACTCCCTAACGAGTGTTTAAAAGTAACGCAAAGCTCTTATTTTACGTTAAGACCGATATCTTTAGTCGGACATAATTTAGCTTGGCACAGTAGCCTAGGCCCTTCAAAGTGTATTAGCGTTATTCTTTAGGTTTTTCACGAGGAATAACTATGACGACACTTAAAATGCCACTTGAAGTGGTTCAATGCTTGAATTTTATCAATGGTGAATGGGTAAAAGGCGAAGCTGGAACTCAAAACATTACATCTCCTTATCACGGAAAAAAAATCGGAGAGGTTTCAATCCCATCTCTGAACCAAATTAAAAATGCGATGAAGATCGCGAGCGATGCGCAAGTTGAATGGGGAAGAACTCCTCACAAAGAACGCGCACGTGTGCTGTTTAATTTTAGAAATATTCTTCTAAGAGACTTAGAAGAAATCTCACATTTAAAATCAGCAGAGTCAGGCAAGACCTTCAATGAAGGGATGGCCGGACTTATGAAAGGGATTGAAGTTCTTGAATATGCTCTTTCACTCCAGAACATGGATGTGGGCGGGCGTATGGAAGTGTCTCGTGGTGTTTCGTGTGAATACCGTCGTACTGCTCTTGGAGTGGTGGCGAACATTACGCCGTTTAACTTTCCGGCCATGGTTCCGATGTGGACGATCCCTATCGCCTTGGGGCTTGGGAACGCTTACGTGTGGAAACCATCTGATAAAACTCCGCTGACTTCAATTAAGATCGCCAGCGCTCTTAAAGAAGCGGGTCTTCCGAATGGTTTATTCACTGTACTTCATGGTGGAGCAGAAACAGTTGATGCCATTATTGAAGCTCCTGAAGTGAAAGCAGTTGGTTTCGTAGGATCGACAAAAATCGCAAAGCTTGTTTACACCAAGGCAACTTCACTTGGTAAACGCGCTCTTTGTATGGGTGGGGCGAAGAACCATATCGTGCTTCTACCGGACGCGACTCCGGACATTGCCGGTGTTGGTATTTCGGATTCATTCACAGGATGTGCGGGCCAGCGTTGTATGGCGGCCTCAGTTCTTCTGGCCGTGGGTGACGTAGATCAACACATTACTAAAATTAAAAATCGTGCTGAGTCGTTAAAGCTTGGTACAGATATGGGTGCGATTATTACTCGTGCTCAGCGTGATTTCCTTCTTGAGGCCATCACTCGTGCGGAAAAAGCAGGAGCGAAAGTGGTGCTCGATGGTCGAACGGCAAAAGCTCCGGCCGGCATGGAAGAAGGGAACTGGATTGGACCAACGATCCTCGATAATATTCAACCGGGCTCAGAGGCCGCGACTGTTGAATTATTCGGACCAGTTCTTTCCGTCGTTCGTTGTAAGGACATCACCCACGCTATGCAAATTCAAAACTCAAGTGAGTACGGAAACGCCTGTTCTGTTTTCACCAACTCAGGTGCTCTCGCTGATCGCGTAACTCGTGAAGCAAAAGCAGGAATGGTTGGTGTGAACGTTGGTGTTCCTGTTCCACGTGAACCATTTTCATTCGGCGGTATCGCCGCTTCGAAATTTGGTTCAGGAGATATCACTGGTGAACACTCTCTAAACTTCTGGTCAGATGTGAAGAAAGTGACAACTAAGTGGGAAAAACAAAACGACAATAACTGGATGTCATAAGGAGTCTTATGTCGACGAATCACGATGTACGTAAGGAACACGTTGTACTCGCTACTCACTCGAATCTCCGTTACCCGGAGTCTCTGACACTTGATTGGGGGAATAAAGATCCCATGAAGCGTGGCCCGGTTGTGGCATCTCAGACAAATCCTAAAGCGAGAAACGCCATTGGAACTCACTCGGGTTCTTACACGGTTTATCGCGCACTCTCAATTGCGAGCGGAAAATTTTCTCCTGCCCACAGGCCGGACCTACACAATACTCACTCACCAGTGAAGATCGGGCCGTTCCCATCGTGGTTTGATGAAACAAAGATTGTTTCACTAGATCCATGGGGACTGGATCCTCAGAACCATTTCAAAGGTCACTTTGAAAAAGGTTATGACATTCGTCCTTCAATTGCAGTGACTCAAGCTCACTTACAAATTCCTGAAATCCACGATGCGATTCGTGCCGGTCGACTGAAGCCGGACGGAAAAATCATCAAAGAGAATATGGACATCAAGATCACCAAAGTTGCCATTGAGCCAGTTTGGTTCCTCCCAGGAATGGCAAAACGTCTCAACGTAGAAGAGGGTGTTCTTCGTCGTATTCTTTTCACGGAATCAGGAGGGATGTACCCAGAGCTTATCACTCGTCCC
Encoded here:
- the def gene encoding peptide deformylase, with protein sequence MKAKLLILKLVLLLSLSVEAKVLEIIKIGDPILRAQAQELSMAEIESPEIQTLADDMAQTMKIAGGIGLAAPQINRSIRMFVMGMKPKIPLTVVINPKIEYLEQYGQTQSQEGCLSIPGKTMVVKRYKRIHISYLDRKGQYISKELSGMAAIIAQHEYDHLNGVMIVDLVETMKSTINFGQYAKAPLL
- a CDS encoding aldehyde dehydrogenase family protein; the encoded protein is MTTLKMPLEVVQCLNFINGEWVKGEAGTQNITSPYHGKKIGEVSIPSLNQIKNAMKIASDAQVEWGRTPHKERARVLFNFRNILLRDLEEISHLKSAESGKTFNEGMAGLMKGIEVLEYALSLQNMDVGGRMEVSRGVSCEYRRTALGVVANITPFNFPAMVPMWTIPIALGLGNAYVWKPSDKTPLTSIKIASALKEAGLPNGLFTVLHGGAETVDAIIEAPEVKAVGFVGSTKIAKLVYTKATSLGKRALCMGGAKNHIVLLPDATPDIAGVGISDSFTGCAGQRCMAASVLLAVGDVDQHITKIKNRAESLKLGTDMGAIITRAQRDFLLEAITRAEKAGAKVVLDGRTAKAPAGMEEGNWIGPTILDNIQPGSEAATVELFGPVLSVVRCKDITHAMQIQNSSEYGNACSVFTNSGALADRVTREAKAGMVGVNVGVPVPREPFSFGGIAASKFGSGDITGEHSLNFWSDVKKVTTKWEKQNDNNWMS
- a CDS encoding GTP cyclohydrolase II; this encodes MSTNHDVRKEHVVLATHSNLRYPESLTLDWGNKDPMKRGPVVASQTNPKARNAIGTHSGSYTVYRALSIASGKFSPAHRPDLHNTHSPVKIGPFPSWFDETKIVSLDPWGLDPQNHFKGHFEKGYDIRPSIAVTQAHLQIPEIHDAIRAGRLKPDGKIIKENMDIKITKVAIEPVWFLPGMAKRLNVEEGVLRRILFTESGGMYPELITRPDLKVWLPPIGSTTVYIFGNPEDLSNPNIELSCRVHDECNGSDVFGSDICTCRPYLMYGIEHAAETAQKGGVGIIAYYRKEGRALGEVTKFLVYNARKRQEGGDSAATYFKRTECVAGVEDARFQEFMPDVLHLFGITKIHNLHSMSNMKYNAIVGSGIEVVNRISIPAELIPADANVEMEAKKAAGYFTEGEVKKGEDLQKVKGREIT
- a CDS encoding phosphatase PAP2 family protein, producing MHKLLALLTAFYIAGAQAAPSCLIDNTCMEYNGQLIDLRTSTDKYMDKAKNCDPLIESCSTRQIQYARSPELSKKEFQRLVGEGGSQYFIPLDVNKSDLLILAGALSLGTVVFANDREIMDFVQDNKTEFGQQVATVGNLLGREAILPVAAGAYFMGAVLKDGKLKQVGLFTVAAGIASQIVAEGFKKTFHRVRPHDGDSPYDFFEEGNNSFISGHAAGAFSLATVIAEVYKDKPAVPYIAYGLATLTVYARMHDNKHWGSDVLAGAVAAHLVTKILMRTVLNPERADGSGFLIIPQFGRDISGKAYTGVEIQWRPKAPSRLSQCEKSKLEGRELMALCFEEAFNK